The Caballeronia sp. SL2Y3 genome includes a window with the following:
- a CDS encoding c-type cytochrome has product MNYFVGKLAVIAVLSGLAGFATQASADVVGNAKAAEGKVAMCIGCHGIPGYRTAYPEVYEVPMLGGQNAQYIANALHAYKKGDRHFDTMRAIAVTLSDQDIADIAAYYAAQTPQSKNNPDK; this is encoded by the coding sequence ATGAACTATTTCGTCGGCAAACTTGCCGTGATTGCAGTGCTGTCCGGTCTTGCCGGCTTCGCGACCCAGGCGTCGGCCGACGTCGTGGGCAATGCAAAGGCCGCAGAGGGCAAGGTCGCGATGTGCATCGGCTGCCACGGCATTCCCGGCTATCGCACGGCTTACCCCGAGGTCTACGAGGTGCCGATGCTGGGCGGTCAGAACGCGCAGTACATTGCCAACGCGCTGCACGCCTACAAGAAGGGCGACCGCCACTTCGACACCATGCGCGCCATTGCGGTGACGCTCTCGGATCAGGATATCGCGGATATCGCCGCGTACTACGCCGCGCAGACGCCGCAGTCGAAGAACAACCCCGACAAGTAA
- the nth gene encoding endonuclease III: protein MNAKKRRAIFETLQSIDPHPKTELEYTTPFELLIAVMLSAQATDVSVNKAMRKMFPVANTPEKVLALGEEGVTEYIRTIGLYRTKAKNVIATCRILVEQYGGQVPDNREALEGLPGVGRKTANVVLNIAFGQPTIAVDTHIFRVANRTGIAPGKDVRAVEAALEKHVPKEFIQDAHHWLILHGRYVCKARVPECWHCAIEPLCEYRPKTPPPAE, encoded by the coding sequence ATGAACGCGAAGAAGCGCCGCGCCATCTTCGAAACGCTGCAGAGCATCGATCCGCATCCGAAGACCGAGCTCGAATACACGACACCGTTCGAACTGCTGATTGCCGTGATGCTGTCGGCGCAGGCCACGGATGTCTCCGTCAACAAGGCCATGCGCAAGATGTTTCCGGTGGCGAATACGCCGGAGAAGGTGCTCGCGCTCGGCGAAGAAGGCGTGACGGAATACATCCGCACGATCGGGCTTTATCGAACGAAAGCGAAGAACGTGATCGCGACGTGCCGCATCCTCGTCGAACAATACGGCGGACAAGTGCCGGACAATCGCGAGGCGCTCGAAGGGCTGCCGGGCGTCGGACGCAAGACAGCGAATGTCGTGCTGAACATTGCGTTCGGGCAACCGACGATCGCAGTCGACACGCACATCTTTCGCGTCGCGAATCGCACGGGCATCGCGCCCGGCAAGGACGTGCGCGCGGTGGAAGCGGCGCTCGAAAAGCACGTGCCGAAAGAGTTCATTCAGGACGCGCATCACTGGCTCATTCTGCACGGCCGATACGTCTGCAAGGCGCGCGTGCCGGAATGCTGGCATTGCGCGATCGAGCCGCTGTGCGAATATCGGCCGAAGACGCCGCCGCCTGCCGAGTGA
- a CDS encoding MoxR family ATPase, which produces MRFEGSSQYVATDDLKLAVNAAMTLERPLLIKGEPGTGKTMLAEEVAGALGMPLLQWHIKSTTKAQQGLYEYDAVSRLRDSQLGDERVKDIRNYIVKGVLWQAFESDRQSVLLIDEIDKADIEFPNDLLRELDRMEFYVYETRELVKAKHRPLVIITSNNEKELPDAFLRRCFFHYIKFPDASTMKDIVEVHFPGIKQDLLAAAMQSFFELRNVSGLKKKPSTSELLDWLKLLLAEDIPPEALQSSDQKQIVPPLHGALLKNEQDVALFERLLYMNRHNR; this is translated from the coding sequence ATGCGCTTCGAAGGCTCATCGCAATACGTCGCAACGGACGACCTCAAGCTCGCGGTGAACGCCGCGATGACGCTAGAGCGCCCCTTGCTCATCAAGGGCGAACCCGGCACCGGCAAGACCATGCTCGCCGAGGAAGTCGCGGGCGCGCTCGGCATGCCGCTTTTGCAATGGCACATCAAGTCCACGACGAAGGCACAGCAAGGTCTCTACGAATACGACGCCGTCTCGCGCCTGCGCGATTCGCAGCTGGGCGACGAGCGCGTGAAGGACATCCGCAATTACATCGTGAAGGGCGTGCTGTGGCAGGCGTTCGAGTCGGACCGGCAATCGGTGCTCCTGATCGACGAGATCGACAAGGCCGACATCGAGTTTCCGAACGACCTGCTGCGCGAACTCGACCGCATGGAGTTCTACGTCTACGAGACGCGCGAGCTCGTGAAGGCGAAGCATCGGCCGCTCGTCATCATCACGTCGAACAACGAGAAGGAACTGCCGGACGCGTTTTTGCGCCGCTGCTTCTTCCACTACATCAAGTTCCCCGATGCCTCGACGATGAAGGACATCGTCGAAGTGCACTTCCCCGGCATCAAGCAGGACCTGCTCGCTGCCGCGATGCAGAGCTTCTTCGAATTGCGCAACGTATCGGGGCTCAAGAAGAAGCCATCGACATCCGAACTGCTCGACTGGCTGAAGCTCCTGCTCGCCGAGGACATTCCGCCCGAGGCGTTGCAGTCGTCGGATCAGAAGCAGATCGTGCCGCCGCTGCACGGCGCGCTGCTCAAGAACGAACAGGACGTCGCGCTCTTCGAGCGGCTCTTGTACATGAACCGCCACAACCGCTGA
- a CDS encoding DUF1841 family protein, translated as MFNPSRDEVRQFFTETWRKERAGEILTPLESMAADWIREHPEYQAELADPDARQADYSPDAGRTNPFLHLSMHLAISEQLSIDQPPGIRRAHDKLVARLGSPHDAQHAIMECLGQVIWEAQRSNTPPDTDAYLALIERRASRD; from the coding sequence ATGTTCAACCCTAGTCGCGACGAAGTCCGCCAGTTCTTCACCGAGACGTGGCGTAAGGAGCGCGCGGGCGAAATCCTGACGCCGCTCGAAAGCATGGCCGCCGACTGGATCCGCGAGCATCCCGAGTATCAGGCCGAACTTGCGGACCCCGACGCGCGGCAGGCGGACTATTCGCCCGACGCGGGCCGCACCAATCCGTTCCTGCACCTGTCGATGCATCTCGCCATCAGCGAGCAGTTGTCGATCGACCAGCCGCCGGGCATTCGCCGCGCGCACGACAAGCTCGTCGCGCGCCTCGGCTCGCCGCACGACGCGCAGCACGCCATCATGGAATGCCTCGGTCAGGTTATCTGGGAAGCACAGCGCAGCAACACGCCGCCGGATACGGACGCGTACCTCGCGCTCATCGAGCGGCGGGCTTCGCGCGACTGA
- a CDS encoding c-type cytochrome, whose translation MKPYQAQSQAQSQAQSQAFRFSFKAACAAAAIIGSAAFSTAHAADAGNGKVLSESHNCAACHGPGLNKPVSGEYPKLAGQHATYIYWALRQYQMGNGNPNFGRNNAIMAAQVQNLSQSDLKDIAAYIESLDGSLVLKK comes from the coding sequence ATGAAGCCCTATCAGGCACAGTCGCAGGCACAGTCGCAGGCACAGTCTCAGGCATTTCGGTTCAGCTTCAAGGCAGCATGCGCTGCCGCCGCGATCATCGGCTCGGCGGCGTTCAGCACGGCGCACGCAGCGGATGCGGGCAACGGCAAGGTGCTTTCCGAAAGCCACAACTGCGCGGCCTGCCACGGCCCCGGCCTCAACAAGCCGGTGAGCGGCGAATATCCGAAGCTGGCCGGCCAGCATGCGACCTACATTTACTGGGCGCTGCGCCAGTATCAGATGGGCAACGGCAACCCGAACTTCGGTCGCAACAACGCGATCATGGCCGCGCAGGTGCAGAACCTGTCGCAAAGCGATCTGAAGGACATTGCCGCATACATCGAATCGCTCGATGGCAGTCTCGTGCTGAAGAAGTAA
- a CDS encoding GNAT family N-acetyltransferase — MSRWIEPVTLEGEHVKLVPLTVEHEQGLAAAAADGELWKLWYTSVPSPDTARAYIDAAIDMRDRLGAHPFAVIDAKTGDVVGSTRYFNVEAVHRRLEIGHTWYARRVQRTALNTEAKRLLLGHAFEQLKAIAVEFRTHFMNHQSRAAIARLGAKQDGILRNHQIGRDGAYRDTVVFSIIESEWPAVRAHLTHRLDR, encoded by the coding sequence ATGAGCCGCTGGATCGAACCCGTCACGCTCGAAGGCGAGCACGTGAAACTGGTGCCGCTGACCGTCGAGCACGAACAGGGGCTCGCGGCCGCCGCCGCCGACGGCGAGCTCTGGAAGCTCTGGTACACGAGCGTGCCTTCGCCCGATACGGCGCGCGCCTATATCGACGCGGCCATCGACATGCGCGACCGGCTCGGCGCCCATCCGTTCGCGGTCATCGATGCGAAGACAGGCGATGTAGTCGGCTCCACGCGCTATTTCAACGTCGAAGCGGTGCATCGGCGGCTCGAAATCGGCCATACGTGGTACGCCAGGCGCGTGCAGCGCACCGCGCTCAACACCGAAGCGAAGCGCCTGCTGCTCGGCCATGCTTTCGAGCAACTGAAGGCCATCGCCGTGGAGTTCCGGACGCATTTCATGAACCACCAGTCGCGCGCGGCCATCGCGCGGCTCGGCGCCAAGCAGGACGGCATTCTGCGCAATCACCAGATCGGCCGGGACGGCGCGTATCGCGATACCGTCGTGTTCTCGATCATCGAATCGGAATGGCCGGCCGTGCGCGCGCATCTCACGCACCGGCTCGACCGCTGA